The Deltaproteobacteria bacterium sequence CCAGCAGGCCACCCGCGATCCGCATGGCATGGATCGACAGGCCGAACAGCTTGAAGATATAGACGCCACCATAAAGGAACAGGCCCAGGATAAACACCATGTAGAAGGCCGCCCGCCGCGCCTGTCCGGCCCGGTGCTCATCGGTATCGCCGGCCGTCATGGCAAGAAACACTGGCACTGCCGACACCGGATTGATGATCGGCAGCAATGCCAGAAGCCCGACGCCCATTACCTGGAAAAACGACTGTATCATTCTTCTGGAAAATCCGGCGGCCTCTCAGGCCATCCCCTGCGCCTTGTAGAGCCGGGGGAAATCCATGCGGTATTTTTCCACCGGCCTGCCATTTTTCAGGTGCGACTCGACGATCTCTGGCACCTGCCCCGCCGTCAGGCGGCCGTACCAGACCCCTTCCGGGTAAATCACGGCCGAGACACCCTCCTCGCAGGTCTCCAGGCATCCGGACTTCTGGGCCCGGACCATGGCCACGAGACCGGCTTTTGCCACCTCTTCCTTGAACCTCGCCAGCACCTCGGCCGCCCCGCGCGAGGCACAGCACCCACGGCGGTGTCCTGCCTCCCGTTCGTTCATACAGACAAACACGTGATACTGGTAAGGGGCTGGCATGCCTGGACTCCCGTTCCGCTTCATTGCGTTTGCATCGCCCCGGGTCAAGGCCAATGCCTTGACCTCCTGCAGCCCCTCTGGCGATGATAACGCCGTCAGGCAATGGAACCTTCACCGGACACCACCCGGCTGGAAGCGGAACTCCGCCGCAAGCAGCATGTCATCGATTCGATGCGCGAGATCGGCCGTGCCCTTTCGTCCACGCTCTCCACCAACACACTGCTTGCCCTCATCATGGACCGGACAATCAGCCTCATGGACGCCGATCGCTCGACCCTGTTCGTCGTTGACCATGCGAAGAAGGAACTCTGGTCGCTCATCGCCCAGGGCGAGAACGTAAAGGAAATCCGCCTTCCCATCGGGAAAGGGATCGCCGGTTACGTTGCCGCCACGGGCGAGACGATCAACATCCCCGATGCCTACCAGGATGCCCGTTTCAATCCCGAAGTAGACCGGCAGACCGGCTATCGCACACGCAACATCCTGTGCATGCCGCTCAGGGACCACAACGAAAACGTGATGGCGGTGCTCCAGGTGCTGAACAAGCGTACAGGCCCCTTCACTCGTGAGGACGAGGAGCTTCTCGACGCCCTTGGATTTCAGGCATCCATAAGCCTCCAGAACTCCCGGCTCTATGCGGATCTCGAAGTCCGGAACGCGGAACTCAGGCAGACCCACGCCGGCCTCCAGCAGAAGATGGCCGAGCTGGACATGCTGTTTGAGCTGGAACGGATGATTTCCAGCGCCGCCAGTCTCGAAACCCTGCTCGACTCGGTGATGGAACGCACCACCCGGTTTGTCGGAGGTCAGGCAGGAAGCATCCTGCTGATCGAGGAAGACACCAACAACCTGTTCTTCAAGACGGCCCTGGGAGACAAGGCAGCCGAGGTAAAGAAGTTCAAGGTCCCGGTCGGTGAAGGCATCGCCGGCTGGGTCGCCAAGAACGGGGAGCCGCTCCTCGTTTCGGATGCCTATCTTGACGACCGGTTCCGCCGGGATATTGCCGATGCCATCGGCTTTCCCACACACAGCATTATCTGCGTGCCCCTGAAGGCCGAAGGGAGAACCATCGGCGCGCTAGAGATCATCAACAAGAATACGGATGTTTCGGCCGGCGGAACGCGGGCCTTCGACAAGGAGGATGTGAAGCTCCTCACGCTGATCTCCGGACAGGTGGCCAAGGCCATACATCTTACCCAGTTGCGCGAGCGGGAGGCCAAGTCCCAGCGGCTTGCCACCGTTGGCCGTGCCGTCTCCGGCCTGATCCACGACATGCAGACACCCATGACCTCCATCGTCGGGTTTGTCGAGCTCATGGCCCTCCAGGATACCTCGGACAAGGACCGCGAGGAGTTCGCCGGAATCGTCCGCCGCGAGGTCGAGCGGCTGACCCAGATGATCCGTGCCCAGCTCGATTTCGTGAAGGGCAAGTCTGACGTGCTCCTGAAACGGGTGGGGCTCGGAACGCTGATCAACGAGATCGTCTATTTTCTGGAGAAGGAGTTTGGCGAAGCCGGCATCCGCATCGAAACGGATCTCGCCTACAAGGGCAACATCCACATAGACGAGTCAAAGATCAAGAGAGCCATCTTCAATCTGGCCAAGAACGCCAAGGAAGCGATGCCCGGCGGCGGGAAGTTCATGATACGCAGCCGCGACGACGGCAGCCATATCATCATCGAGTTTGCCGACACCGGCTCCGGGATTCCGGCCGATATCCGCGACAAGGTGTTCGGTGAATTCGTCACCCACGGCAAGGAACACGGCACCGGTCTTGGCCTTGCCCAGGTCAAGCGCACCATCGACGAGCACAAAGGCGAAATCGGTTTCAGCAGCGAGATGGGCAAAGGGACCACGTTTACCATCAGGCTGCCGAAGGGCTGAGGCTTTTCATCCCGCCGCTTCCAGCGGAACGATCTGAAGCCCGGCACCGGCGGAATCCCTGTCCACGCGGGCCCGGACGCCAAAATACCGGGAGAGATTTTCCGGTGTGATGACTTCCACCGGGCTGCCGCTGGCGGCGATCTTTCCACCAGAGACGAGCAGCAACCGGTCGCAATACCTCGAAGCCAGTGCCAGATCATGGACGGCAAGCAGGACCCCGCGCCCTTCCCCGGCCAGTCCCCGGACTATTCGCATGGCCTCAAGCTGGTGCACCAGGTCCAGGTTCGACGTGGGTTCATCAAGCACCAGAAGCCGGGGGTTCTGGGCGATGGCACGGGCGATGAATACCCTCTGGCGCTCGCCGCCGGACAGCTCGTTTACCGGCCGGTGGGCGAGATGCTCCGTCTCCGTCACCTTCATCGCCAGATTGATCCTGTCAATATCCTCCGGTCCTTCCACGGCAAAACGGCCGAGGTAGGGAAAGCGGCCCATTCCGACCACTTCGCGGACCGTGAAGGCAAAGGCAACGGCTGCCTCCTGCGGAACAAAGGCGGCGCGGCGGGCGATCTCCCGACGGGACAGGGTTTCGAGGCTGTCGCCACAGAGGCTGATTCCCCCTTTCCAAGGAACCAGCGCGCCCACTGCCAGTTGCAGGACCGTCGATTTGCCGCTCCCATTCGGCCCGATCAGGGCAACGGTCTCGGACGGTCTGACGGAAAGGGACACTTCTTCCACGACCGGACTGTCGTGGTAGCCGAACGACACTTTATTCAGCTCAAGCAGATGGGCAGTCATGCGGCTATATCCCCAGCCCTCTCCGCTTCCGGATCAGGAGCCAGATGAACACCGGACCGCCGATCACTGCCGTCAGGATGCCGAGCTGGAGTTCTTCGGGCGGCATGACTAGGCGGCAGCCGATATCGGCCATGGCGAGAAACGCTCCGCCCCAAAGGGCGGCGGCCGGGAGCAGGTACCGGTGAGCGGGGCCAAGGCTCAGGCGGAGCATGTGAGGTACCACAAGCCCTACGAAGCCGATCGGCCCGGCGACAGCCACCGTGGCCCCCGTGACCGCAGCCGTGGCGGCGATGAGGTACAGGCGGACACGGGGCACGTCCACCCCGACCGCCCAGGCCTGCGTCTCGCCCAGGACCAGTGCATCGAGATCCCGGGCGAAGACGAGGATCACGGCCACGCCCGCCAGCGCCGGGGGGAGCATCATGCGGAGATGATCCCAGTTCCGGCCGGAGAGGCCGCCCATCGTCCAGCTCAGTATCTGTGATGCCACCTGCCAGTTGGCGAGCGACACCGAGATGATGAACGACGTCGCCGCCACGCAGATGACCCCGATGGCAACACCCGCCAGCAGCAGGATGCCGGTATCCACCCGCCCGCGGCGGGCCGTCAGCGCATAGACGGTCCAGATTGCGCCCATCCCCCCCACGAAGCTCATGAAGGGCAGCATCCACACTGACCAGGCGGCAAGGCCGCTATAGATCGCCACGACACCGCCCAGCGCCGACCCTGACGAGACGCCCAGGATGCCGGGTTCGGCCAGCGGGTTGCGGAAAAAACCCTGCATGGCGGCACCCGCCACCGCGAGTCCGCCGCCCACGGCGAGCGCCAGCAGCGTCCGTGGCAGCCGCACCGACAGGACGACCGTCTCCTGCCACGGCTTCCAGAACGGCTCCACCGGCAGGCCCATCCCCCGGCCCAGAATCGCCGCCACCGAACCGAGGCCGATATCCGCGGCCCCGAACAGGAGACCCAGGAGGAGCGCCCCCACCGCGGCGGCCCCGCCGGCCAGCAGATACCCCGTGCCCCGGTTCATTCGGTGAATGCTTCCGGGTGCAGGACGCGGGCCACGCCTTCGACACCGGACGCCACGTGGTGCGAGAGGTTGATGAGTTCCCTGTCCAGGATTGTGTAAACGCGGCCCGTCCGGACGGCGCCCACCTCCCGCCAGTCCGGGTTCTTCAGGTACCGGTCCCGGACCACCGCATCGTCTCCGTCACCGTAGCGGGAGAGCAGGATCACATCGGGATCGAGGGCGATAGCGGCCTCGTGCGCGAGCCGCCGGACCCCGTTAATACCCGCCTCGGTGGCGGCGACGTTGGTTCCGCCCGAACGGTTAATAATGTCATCGATGGTGGTTCCCCGGCCATGCGTGGTGCTGTCTCCCATGAAGTAGAGAACCCGCGGGCGCGGAAGGCCGGCGACCCGCCGGGCGACGTCTTCCAGCCGGCTGTCGAATGTGGAAACCAGCGCTTCGCCCCTATCTACATCTCCCGTCGCCAGGGCGATGAGCCGGAGGTTCCTTCGCACGTCATCGATGGCGTTGTAGCCGCTCAAGTACAGCACCGGGATCCCGGACTGGGCCATGAACCGCACGAAGCTGGTTTCCGTGTAGGCGGATGCCAGCAGGAGGTCCGGCTCCAGAGAGAGGATCTGCTCAGGGTCGTCGTCCACCAGCGTCACCCCCGGCGGCACACGGTCCACACAGTTCGACGATACCGGATCGGTGGAAAAATAGGTCAGCCCCGCGAGCCGCCCCGGAGCGGCGATTTCGGTCAGGATTTCATCCCCCAAAAGGACCATGGACACGATCCGCTGCGGCATGGCCGGAATGACCTGCATGTCCCCCGCAGGGCCGGTGAGCGCGAGGGGATAGCCGCTGCCTTCGATACGGCTCCCCTCCAGCGGGCTTGCACCCACCATCGGCGCCCGGACCGAACGGGCCCATGAAACGCCTGTTCCGAATGCCGCCGCGAGCAGCAGGATCACCGCAAACCGCACCGCATTACCTCGCTAGCACCTGCCCCGGCCTCGCGGGGCGATGCCCAAGGCTATACCGGCCACCGGAAGGCGCGGGCAAGTGGACGGACGACGGCCACATTCGACTATCCCTCCCTGCCGGAATGGCTATAATGCCTGACGCATGATGCCCCCCTCTACCATAAAGGTGGCGCCGCCGACCGTGTCGGTGGTGATACCGGTTTACAACAGCTCACGCACGATCCCGATCCTGGTGCCGCGGCTGAATACCGTGCTGATGCAGGCGGCCAGCCAGTTCGAGATCATCCTCGTCAATGACGGAAGCAAGGACGGGAGCTGGAACGAGATCGTCAAGTGCTGCGGCTATCTCCACTCCGTCCGGGGGATCAACCTGTCCCGGCACTACGGCCAGCACAACGCGCTCCTGTGCGGGATCCGGGCGGCGGCATTCGATGTCATCATCACCGTTGATGACGACCTGATGTTCCAGCCGGAGGACATTCCCAGGCTGCTCGGGAAGCTGGATCTGGACAAGGACGTCGTTTACGGGACGCCGGATACCGTTCCGCAGGGATGGCGCCGCCGCCTTGCCGAAAAGTTCAACGGGACCGTTCTCCGGCTCGCCATGAACTCCGAGCATGCCAGCAAGGCGAGCATGTTCCGGCTATTCCGGACGCGCCTGCGCGATGCGTTCGCGGACTACCAGTCGCCCTTTGTGTCCCTCGATGTGCTCCTGTCCTGGGCGACCACCCGGTTCACGCACGTCGCCGTCACGCCGAACGTGCGCACCACCACCGCGCCTCAGGTTCCGCTCGGAAAACTGCTGGTTGACGCCTTGACGCTGGCTACCAGTTTCAATCCGCTGCTCCTCCGCCTGGTGAGCCTGAAAGGATTTGCCGTTACCGGTTTCGGCCTTGTCCTGTTTGCATGCGCGCTGGCGGGACTGATCTTTTCCGGACACGGCCTGGCGGGCATCGCCCTTCTCGCCGGCGTCGTCGTGACAGCCCTGGGGATGCAACTGGTCGCCACCGGAATCGTCGGCGAATACATCGCCCGCGTGCATCTCCGGAGCATGGGCAAGCCGTCCTACCTGATCCGCGAGGAAGCCGAGCGGCTGGCGCAGTAGCGGAAGCACCGCTTCCGGCGTCGCGACTACTCCGCGGCCGGGACCGGTGCGTGAGCGTTCCTGGCCGCGACGGCCTGGTCCCACGCCTCCTGGAAATAGAACTGGTACAAGGCCTCCCGGTTCAGGTCGTAGATGATCCGCTCGGCGACGCGGCCCGCGCTGAACAGGTCGATCCGGAGCGGCCCGGTGAAGGTGGAAACCCTCGGGAACGTCCGCACATGGACGGGTCTTTCCTCCCGGATGTCGTGAAAGACGATTGTTCCCGATGAATCCTTG is a genomic window containing:
- a CDS encoding GAF domain-containing protein, producing MEPSPDTTRLEAELRRKQHVIDSMREIGRALSSTLSTNTLLALIMDRTISLMDADRSTLFVVDHAKKELWSLIAQGENVKEIRLPIGKGIAGYVAATGETINIPDAYQDARFNPEVDRQTGYRTRNILCMPLRDHNENVMAVLQVLNKRTGPFTREDEELLDALGFQASISLQNSRLYADLEVRNAELRQTHAGLQQKMAELDMLFELERMISSAASLETLLDSVMERTTRFVGGQAGSILLIEEDTNNLFFKTALGDKAAEVKKFKVPVGEGIAGWVAKNGEPLLVSDAYLDDRFRRDIADAIGFPTHSIICVPLKAEGRTIGALEIINKNTDVSAGGTRAFDKEDVKLLTLISGQVAKAIHLTQLREREAKSQRLATVGRAVSGLIHDMQTPMTSIVGFVELMALQDTSDKDREEFAGIVRREVERLTQMIRAQLDFVKGKSDVLLKRVGLGTLINEIVYFLEKEFGEAGIRIETDLAYKGNIHIDESKIKRAIFNLAKNAKEAMPGGGKFMIRSRDDGSHIIIEFADTGSGIPADIRDKVFGEFVTHGKEHGTGLGLAQVKRTIDEHKGEIGFSSEMGKGTTFTIRLPKG
- a CDS encoding ABC transporter ATP-binding protein, giving the protein MTAHLLELNKVSFGYHDSPVVEEVSLSVRPSETVALIGPNGSGKSTVLQLAVGALVPWKGGISLCGDSLETLSRREIARRAAFVPQEAAVAFAFTVREVVGMGRFPYLGRFAVEGPEDIDRINLAMKVTETEHLAHRPVNELSGGERQRVFIARAIAQNPRLLVLDEPTSNLDLVHQLEAMRIVRGLAGEGRGVLLAVHDLALASRYCDRLLLVSGGKIAASGSPVEVITPENLSRYFGVRARVDRDSAGAGLQIVPLEAAG
- a CDS encoding (2Fe-2S) ferredoxin domain-containing protein — encoded protein: MPAPYQYHVFVCMNEREAGHRRGCCASRGAAEVLARFKEEVAKAGLVAMVRAQKSGCLETCEEGVSAVIYPEGVWYGRLTAGQVPEIVESHLKNGRPVEKYRMDFPRLYKAQGMA
- a CDS encoding iron ABC transporter permease, whose product is MNRGTGYLLAGGAAAVGALLLGLLFGAADIGLGSVAAILGRGMGLPVEPFWKPWQETVVLSVRLPRTLLALAVGGGLAVAGAAMQGFFRNPLAEPGILGVSSGSALGGVVAIYSGLAAWSVWMLPFMSFVGGMGAIWTVYALTARRGRVDTGILLLAGVAIGVICVAATSFIISVSLANWQVASQILSWTMGGLSGRNWDHLRMMLPPALAGVAVILVFARDLDALVLGETQAWAVGVDVPRVRLYLIAATAAVTGATVAVAGPIGFVGLVVPHMLRLSLGPAHRYLLPAAALWGGAFLAMADIGCRLVMPPEELQLGILTAVIGGPVFIWLLIRKRRGLGI
- a CDS encoding glycosyltransferase, producing the protein MAPPTVSVVIPVYNSSRTIPILVPRLNTVLMQAASQFEIILVNDGSKDGSWNEIVKCCGYLHSVRGINLSRHYGQHNALLCGIRAAAFDVIITVDDDLMFQPEDIPRLLGKLDLDKDVVYGTPDTVPQGWRRRLAEKFNGTVLRLAMNSEHASKASMFRLFRTRLRDAFADYQSPFVSLDVLLSWATTRFTHVAVTPNVRTTTAPQVPLGKLLVDALTLATSFNPLLLRLVSLKGFAVTGFGLVLFACALAGLIFSGHGLAGIALLAGVVVTALGMQLVATGIVGEYIARVHLRSMGKPSYLIREEAERLAQ
- a CDS encoding ABC transporter substrate-binding protein, whose product is MRFAVILLLAAAFGTGVSWARSVRAPMVGASPLEGSRIEGSGYPLALTGPAGDMQVIPAMPQRIVSMVLLGDEILTEIAAPGRLAGLTYFSTDPVSSNCVDRVPPGVTLVDDDPEQILSLEPDLLLASAYTETSFVRFMAQSGIPVLYLSGYNAIDDVRRNLRLIALATGDVDRGEALVSTFDSRLEDVARRVAGLPRPRVLYFMGDSTTHGRGTTIDDIINRSGGTNVAATEAGINGVRRLAHEAAIALDPDVILLSRYGDGDDAVVRDRYLKNPDWREVGAVRTGRVYTILDRELINLSHHVASGVEGVARVLHPEAFTE